A window from Litoribacterium kuwaitense encodes these proteins:
- a CDS encoding thiolase family protein, with protein MDHLKEVVLVAGARTPIGAFGGGLKDVHPTDLAAYAVKAALQRSDVSPELVDELIVGNVGQIAENGFIGRVVSLKAGLPEETTAYSVNRQCGSGLQSLVDGMLEIQTGNADVVVACGTENMSQLPYYDKGARFGYKMGHGVKEDGLLTMLTWPEGPYHNGVTAENVAEKYNVSRSEQDEFSLESQRKAIQAIKEGRFKQQIVPIEVKDKKGNIHVIDTDEHPREGLTIEKLAKMKPAFKEEGTVTAANASGINDGAAAIVLMSKEKAEELGIKPKLIMKGYAVAGNSPDVMGYAPKMSTELLAQKLNVNLKDVDIFEINEAFASQAYAVRRDLGIDEDKVNVNGGAISLGHPVGATGTILTVKLMYEMERANLKSGIVTMCIGGGQGISALFER; from the coding sequence TTGGATCATTTAAAAGAAGTCGTTCTTGTCGCAGGTGCTAGAACACCAATCGGCGCGTTCGGCGGAGGCTTAAAAGATGTACACCCCACTGACCTAGCCGCTTATGCTGTCAAAGCAGCGCTGCAAAGATCAGACGTATCCCCAGAACTTGTCGACGAATTAATTGTAGGAAATGTTGGACAAATTGCTGAAAACGGGTTTATTGGCAGAGTCGTTTCACTAAAAGCAGGATTGCCTGAAGAAACGACTGCTTATTCGGTGAACAGACAATGTGGATCAGGCTTACAATCACTCGTGGACGGCATGCTAGAAATTCAAACAGGGAATGCGGATGTTGTTGTCGCTTGTGGAACAGAGAACATGTCCCAATTGCCGTATTATGATAAAGGCGCTCGCTTCGGTTATAAAATGGGGCATGGGGTGAAAGAGGACGGTTTATTGACAATGCTCACCTGGCCTGAAGGTCCATATCATAACGGCGTAACCGCCGAAAACGTTGCCGAAAAATATAACGTTTCCCGATCTGAACAAGATGAATTTTCTCTAGAGAGCCAAAGAAAAGCGATACAGGCCATAAAAGAAGGCCGCTTTAAACAACAAATTGTCCCCATCGAAGTCAAAGATAAAAAAGGGAACATTCACGTTATTGACACCGATGAGCACCCCCGTGAAGGATTAACGATCGAAAAACTAGCAAAAATGAAACCAGCGTTTAAGGAGGAGGGCACAGTCACCGCCGCGAACGCCTCAGGCATCAACGACGGCGCCGCGGCAATAGTACTAATGTCTAAAGAAAAAGCCGAAGAATTAGGAATCAAGCCAAAGTTAATAATGAAGGGCTACGCAGTCGCCGGAAATAGCCCTGATGTTATGGGTTATGCGCCAAAAATGTCTACTGAACTGCTGGCGCAAAAACTAAATGTCAACTTGAAAGACGTAGACATCTTTGAGATTAACGAAGCATTCGCATCCCAAGCTTATGCAGTCAGGCGCGACCTAGGCATCGATGAAGACAAAGTCAACGTGAACGGTGGCGCGATCAGCCTTGGTCATCCTGTAGGCGCAACAGGCACGATTTTAACTGTGAAACTCATGTACGAAATGGAGCGGGCAAATCTGAAGAGCGGTATCGTGACCATGTGCATAGGCGGAGGACAAGGCATTTCCGCTTTGTTTGAAAGATAG